In Gopherus evgoodei ecotype Sinaloan lineage chromosome 10, rGopEvg1_v1.p, whole genome shotgun sequence, a single window of DNA contains:
- the ERN2 gene encoding serine/threonine-protein kinase/endoribonuclease IRE2 isoform X1, with the protein MGGGRAGPALPGRLLLGLWALAAPLAQCLAGSTVTVPETLLFVSTLDGNLHAVSKKTGDIKWTLKDDPILQVPIYVAEPAFLPDPNDGSLYILGGKNKEGLMKLPFTIPELVQSSPCRSSDGVLYTGKKQDTWFVVDPKSGEKQTTLSTEAWDGLCPSTPLLYIGRTQYVITMYDTKSRELRWNATYHDYSAELYDEAYEYKMAHFASSGDGLVVTVDKESGDVLWMQNYGSPVVGLYMWHQDSLRRVPHLNVAMETLRYLTFHSQDIRLIRWNYPSMKDFSTTKTQLLPTLYVGKHAASFYALTSLVHESVALVPQGITLARIDGPTTDDVTVRESGECEITPSTDVKYPQGSMSSLHNEWLLVGHHELPPVVHTTMLRAFPETLRKTTEAIIPKSSPPRTLFDDFLTPNGMEDQARMESDGRYRWDSSQAEQMEIYPESGSWDLVVTAVLLGGVILLLSFGLRKLLEQQLQLLPQQGLLSPGRASGESLPPSSEESLSGSQRTSLQPSRSSGPSSSQKDLPNGMADQDLAVSGAAEDLEPDVIVVGKVSFNPKEVLGHGARGTFVFRGQFDGRNVAVKRLLPECFHLIDREVQLLRESDEHPNVVRYFCTEKDKQFHYIAIELCSATLQEYVESPSFDRRNLDPVSLLYQTTSGLAHLHSLNIVHRDLKPCNILISVPNSHGQIRAVISDFGLCKKLQGGRHSFSLRSGIPGTEGWIAPEVLRENPQENPTCAVDIFSAGCVFYYVVSSGEHPFGDSLRRQANILLGTYQLACLLEDTHDNVVARELISVMISNEPQERPSALQVLMHPFFWSREKQLQFFQDVSDRIEKEPAEGPILTALESGGRSVVRLNWRAHISVPLQTDLRKFRTYKGSSVRDLLRAMRNKKHHYHELPTDVQETLGAVPDEFVQYFTSRFPQLLLHTHTAMQICATERLFHAYYQQPLGDLGNECRSHAWERT; encoded by the exons ATGGGCGGCGGGAGAGCCGGGCCGGCCCTGCCCGGGCGGCTCCTGCTGGGGCTCTGGGCACTGGCGGCTCCCCTGGCGCAG TGTCTCGCTGGCAGCACAGTGACTGTCCCAGAAACACTGCTGTTTGTGTCCACCCTTGATGGGAACCTTCACGCTGTGAGTAAGAAGACAGGCGACATCAAGTGGACTCTGAAGGATG ATCCCATTCTTCAGGTGCCTATTTATGTGGCAGA ACCGGCATTTCTTCCAGACCCCAATGATGGCAGCCTGTACATCCTGGGAGGCAAAAACAAAGAAGGCCTGATG AAACTCCCATTCACCATCCCAGAGCTGGTCCAGTCCTCACCATGTCGCAGTTCGGATGGTGTCCTCTACACGG GGAAGAAACAGGACACATGGTTCGTCGTGGATCCCAAGTCGGGAGAGAAGCAGACGACGCTGTCGACAGAGGCCTGGGATGGCCTGTGTCCCTCGACTCCTCTCCTCTACATTGGCCGCACCC AATATGTCATCACCATGTACGACACCAAGTCACGGGAGCTGCGTTGGAATGCCACCTACCATGACTACTCAGCGGAGCTCTACGACGAGGCGTACGAGTACA AGATGGCTCACTTTGCATCGAGTGGGGACGGCCTGGTAGTGACTGTGGACAAGGAGAGCGGTGATGTCCTGTGGATGCAGAACTACGGCTCCCCTGTGGTGGGGCTGTACATGTGGCACCAAGACAGTCTGCGCCGGGTCCCCCACCTCAACGTGGCCATGGAGACATTGCGCTACCTGACCTTCCACTCACAGGACATCCGCCTCATCAGGTGGAACTACCCGTCCATGAAGGACTTCTCCACCACCAAGACCCAGCTGCT GCCGACGCTCTACGTAGGGAAGCATGCAGCCAGCTTCTATGCCCTGACCTCCTTGGTCCATGAGAGCGTGGCACTTGTG CCCCAGGGGATTACGCTGGCCAGGATCGATGGCCCCACCACAGATGATGTGACAGTGAGAGAGTCCGGCGAGTGTGAGATCACACCAAGCACAGATGTCAAGTATCCGCAGGGCAGCATGAGCTCCCTGCACAACGAGTGGCTCCTCGTAG GGCACCATGAGCTGCCTCCTGTGGTCCATACCACAATGCTGAGAGCCTTTCCAGAGACCCTGAGGAAGACTACAGAAGCCATCATCCCCAAGAGCTCCCCTCCCAGGACTCTGTTTGATGAC TTTCTGACCCCGAACGGTATGGAGGATCAGGCCAGGATGGAGAGCGATGGGCGATATCGTTGGGATTCCTCCCAGGCAGAGCAAATGGAAATCTACCCAGAGTCAGGCAGCTGGGACCTTGTGGTCACTGCAGTGCTACTGGGCGGGGTCATTCTGCTCCTGAGCTTCGGTCTCAGG AAACTGCTGGAGCAGCAACTGCAGCTCTTGCCACAGCAGGGACTGCTTTCCCCAGGCCGGGCCTCTGGGGAGAGTCTTCCCCCAAGCTCTGAGGAATCGCTGAGTGGGAGCCAGCGAACATCTTTACAGCCGTCACGGAGCTCAGGCCCATCCTCCTCACAGAAGGACCTGCCCAACGGAATGGCCGACCAGGATCTGGCTGTGTCTGGAGCTGCTGAAG ATTTGGAGCCTGATGTGATTGTAGTTGGGAAGGTTTCCTTTAACCCCAAGGAAGTGCTGGGCCATGGAGCCAGGGGAACCTTTGTATTCAG GGGGCAGTTTGATGGCCGGAATGTGGCTGTTAAGCGCCTTCTGCCCGAGTGCTTTCACCTCATCGACCGGGAGGTCCAGCTGCTTCGGGAGTCAGATGAGCATCCCAATGTCGTGCGCTACTTCTGTACAGAGAAGGACAAGCAGTTCCATTACATTGCCATTGAGCTCTGTTCTGCCACGCTGCAAGAG TATGTGGAAAGCCCCAGCTTTGATCGTCGGAACCTGGATCCAGTGTCCCTGTTGTATCAGACCACATCAGGCCTGGCACACCTGCACTCCTTGAACATAG TTCACCGTGACCTGAAACCCTGCAACATCCTCATCTCTGTCCCGAACAGCCATGGGCAGATCCGAGCTGTCATCTCAGACTTCGGCCTGTGCAAGAAACTGCAGGGAGGACGGCACAGCTTCAGCCTTCGCTCTGGAATCCCAGGCACGGAGGGCTGGATCGCACCGGAGGTGCTGCGAGAGAACCCCCAAGAGAACCCC ACGTGTGCGGTGGACATCTTCTCAGCTGGCTGCGTGTTTTACTACGTGGTGTCAAGTGGGGAGCACCCCTTTGGGGACAGCTTACGGCGACAGGCTAATATACTGTTGGGCACTTACCAGCTGGCATGTCTGTTGGAAGACACTCATG ACAACGTTGTTGCAAGGGAATTGATTTCAGTGATGATCAGCAACGAGCCCCAGGAGCGCCCATCAGCCCTGCAGGTCCTCATGCATCCCTTCTTCTGGAGTCGGGAGAAGCAGCTGCAGTTCTTCCAG GACGTCAGCGACCGTATTGAGAAGGAACCTGCCGAGGGACCCATTCTTACTGCCTTAGAGTCCGGGGGGCGCTCGGTCGTGAGATTGAATTGGAGAGCTCACATCTCTGTCCCGCTGCAGACAG ACTTGAGGAAGTTCCGAACATACAAGGGCAGTTCAGTCCGTGACCTTCTGCGGGCCATGAGGAACAAG AAGCATCACTACCACGAGCTGCCAACAGACGTCCAGGAGACTCTTGGGGCTGTGCCTGATGAGTTTGTTCAGTACTTTACTTCTCGTTTCCCCCAATTgctgcttcacacacacacagccatgcaGATCTGTGCCACAGAGAGGCTCTTCCACGCCTATTATCAGCAGCCGCTAGGAGATCTTGGAAATGAGTGTAGAAGCCACGCCTGGGAGAGAACTTAG
- the ERN2 gene encoding serine/threonine-protein kinase/endoribonuclease IRE2 isoform X2, with product MVSSTRGRNRTHGSSWIPSRERSRRRCRQRPGMACVPRLLSSTLAAPNMSSPCTTPSHGSCVGMPPTMTTQRSSTTRQMAHFASSGDGLVVTVDKESGDVLWMQNYGSPVVGLYMWHQDSLRRVPHLNVAMETLRYLTFHSQDIRLIRWNYPSMKDFSTTKTQLLPTLYVGKHAASFYALTSLVHESVALVPQGITLARIDGPTTDDVTVRESGECEITPSTDVKYPQGSMSSLHNEWLLVGHHELPPVVHTTMLRAFPETLRKTTEAIIPKSSPPRTLFDDFLTPNGMEDQARMESDGRYRWDSSQAEQMEIYPESGSWDLVVTAVLLGGVILLLSFGLRKLLEQQLQLLPQQGLLSPGRASGESLPPSSEESLSGSQRTSLQPSRSSGPSSSQKDLPNGMADQDLAVSGAAEDLEPDVIVVGKVSFNPKEVLGHGARGTFVFRGQFDGRNVAVKRLLPECFHLIDREVQLLRESDEHPNVVRYFCTEKDKQFHYIAIELCSATLQEYVESPSFDRRNLDPVSLLYQTTSGLAHLHSLNIVHRDLKPCNILISVPNSHGQIRAVISDFGLCKKLQGGRHSFSLRSGIPGTEGWIAPEVLRENPQENPTCAVDIFSAGCVFYYVVSSGEHPFGDSLRRQANILLGTYQLACLLEDTHDNVVARELISVMISNEPQERPSALQVLMHPFFWSREKQLQFFQDVSDRIEKEPAEGPILTALESGGRSVVRLNWRAHISVPLQTDLRKFRTYKGSSVRDLLRAMRNKKHHYHELPTDVQETLGAVPDEFVQYFTSRFPQLLLHTHTAMQICATERLFHAYYQQPLGDLGNECRSHAWERT from the exons ATGGTGTCCTCTACACGG GGAAGAAACAGGACACATGGTTCGTCGTGGATCCCAAGTCGGGAGAGAAGCAGACGACGCTGTCGACAGAGGCCTGGGATGGCCTGTGTCCCTCGACTCCTCTCCTCTACATTGGCCGCACCC AATATGTCATCACCATGTACGACACCAAGTCACGGGAGCTGCGTTGGAATGCCACCTACCATGACTACTCAGCGGAGCTCTACGACGAGGC AGATGGCTCACTTTGCATCGAGTGGGGACGGCCTGGTAGTGACTGTGGACAAGGAGAGCGGTGATGTCCTGTGGATGCAGAACTACGGCTCCCCTGTGGTGGGGCTGTACATGTGGCACCAAGACAGTCTGCGCCGGGTCCCCCACCTCAACGTGGCCATGGAGACATTGCGCTACCTGACCTTCCACTCACAGGACATCCGCCTCATCAGGTGGAACTACCCGTCCATGAAGGACTTCTCCACCACCAAGACCCAGCTGCT GCCGACGCTCTACGTAGGGAAGCATGCAGCCAGCTTCTATGCCCTGACCTCCTTGGTCCATGAGAGCGTGGCACTTGTG CCCCAGGGGATTACGCTGGCCAGGATCGATGGCCCCACCACAGATGATGTGACAGTGAGAGAGTCCGGCGAGTGTGAGATCACACCAAGCACAGATGTCAAGTATCCGCAGGGCAGCATGAGCTCCCTGCACAACGAGTGGCTCCTCGTAG GGCACCATGAGCTGCCTCCTGTGGTCCATACCACAATGCTGAGAGCCTTTCCAGAGACCCTGAGGAAGACTACAGAAGCCATCATCCCCAAGAGCTCCCCTCCCAGGACTCTGTTTGATGAC TTTCTGACCCCGAACGGTATGGAGGATCAGGCCAGGATGGAGAGCGATGGGCGATATCGTTGGGATTCCTCCCAGGCAGAGCAAATGGAAATCTACCCAGAGTCAGGCAGCTGGGACCTTGTGGTCACTGCAGTGCTACTGGGCGGGGTCATTCTGCTCCTGAGCTTCGGTCTCAGG AAACTGCTGGAGCAGCAACTGCAGCTCTTGCCACAGCAGGGACTGCTTTCCCCAGGCCGGGCCTCTGGGGAGAGTCTTCCCCCAAGCTCTGAGGAATCGCTGAGTGGGAGCCAGCGAACATCTTTACAGCCGTCACGGAGCTCAGGCCCATCCTCCTCACAGAAGGACCTGCCCAACGGAATGGCCGACCAGGATCTGGCTGTGTCTGGAGCTGCTGAAG ATTTGGAGCCTGATGTGATTGTAGTTGGGAAGGTTTCCTTTAACCCCAAGGAAGTGCTGGGCCATGGAGCCAGGGGAACCTTTGTATTCAG GGGGCAGTTTGATGGCCGGAATGTGGCTGTTAAGCGCCTTCTGCCCGAGTGCTTTCACCTCATCGACCGGGAGGTCCAGCTGCTTCGGGAGTCAGATGAGCATCCCAATGTCGTGCGCTACTTCTGTACAGAGAAGGACAAGCAGTTCCATTACATTGCCATTGAGCTCTGTTCTGCCACGCTGCAAGAG TATGTGGAAAGCCCCAGCTTTGATCGTCGGAACCTGGATCCAGTGTCCCTGTTGTATCAGACCACATCAGGCCTGGCACACCTGCACTCCTTGAACATAG TTCACCGTGACCTGAAACCCTGCAACATCCTCATCTCTGTCCCGAACAGCCATGGGCAGATCCGAGCTGTCATCTCAGACTTCGGCCTGTGCAAGAAACTGCAGGGAGGACGGCACAGCTTCAGCCTTCGCTCTGGAATCCCAGGCACGGAGGGCTGGATCGCACCGGAGGTGCTGCGAGAGAACCCCCAAGAGAACCCC ACGTGTGCGGTGGACATCTTCTCAGCTGGCTGCGTGTTTTACTACGTGGTGTCAAGTGGGGAGCACCCCTTTGGGGACAGCTTACGGCGACAGGCTAATATACTGTTGGGCACTTACCAGCTGGCATGTCTGTTGGAAGACACTCATG ACAACGTTGTTGCAAGGGAATTGATTTCAGTGATGATCAGCAACGAGCCCCAGGAGCGCCCATCAGCCCTGCAGGTCCTCATGCATCCCTTCTTCTGGAGTCGGGAGAAGCAGCTGCAGTTCTTCCAG GACGTCAGCGACCGTATTGAGAAGGAACCTGCCGAGGGACCCATTCTTACTGCCTTAGAGTCCGGGGGGCGCTCGGTCGTGAGATTGAATTGGAGAGCTCACATCTCTGTCCCGCTGCAGACAG ACTTGAGGAAGTTCCGAACATACAAGGGCAGTTCAGTCCGTGACCTTCTGCGGGCCATGAGGAACAAG AAGCATCACTACCACGAGCTGCCAACAGACGTCCAGGAGACTCTTGGGGCTGTGCCTGATGAGTTTGTTCAGTACTTTACTTCTCGTTTCCCCCAATTgctgcttcacacacacacagccatgcaGATCTGTGCCACAGAGAGGCTCTTCCACGCCTATTATCAGCAGCCGCTAGGAGATCTTGGAAATGAGTGTAGAAGCCACGCCTGGGAGAGAACTTAG